Part of the Flavobacterium sp. MDT1-60 genome, AACCCATCATCAAAAAGACATAGTCCGGATAGTTTTGCTCTAAATCATACATTGACTGTGTGGCAGCGGCATCAATGGCGGGAATAAAAAAACGTGTTACTCCGGCATTTATGGCTCTCTGCATCATTTCGTCGCGATCCTGATCAAACTCTTCAGAATATAAATGGGTATGTGTATCGGTAATTATGGGTGTTGAATTCAATGGTATAATTTTTAAGAAGCCAAAATTACGACAATATTAAAAACTTTCCCAATCTTGAGGAAATGGCACGCGGATGACACGGATTCACTTCGTGAAAACGCGGATTGAAACGGATTTTTTTATTTGAAAATGTTTTGGACGCAACCTAGCTGTTATTTCCCAGTTTCAATAAAAACCAAAGCACGATCCAAAACCTCATCTTTTCCTTCCTTAATTCCTTTGATTGTTGGTTTTACTTCAATATCCGGAACGATACCAATTCTTTGTGTTTCTCTTCCATCTGGATAATAAACCCCAATTCCTGAAAACAAGGTATGAAATCCCTTAAAATCAAACTGGCTTACATTTCCATCTGCTCCAGCTGTCTGACTTCCAATAATTGTCGTATTGCCCGCCGTCTGGAAGCACATTGCCGTCCATTCAGATTGACTGATTGATTTTTCGTTAAGCAAAACAATCACTTTTCCTTTGTAATTATCTTTGTTTTCAGAACCGCTTTTCGTTGAGCCATCCCAAATAAATTTACCAGGATAACCATAATATGGGCGGGTATAAATGGCAAATTCTTTTTCCTGCGGATTTAAAAATTGCGATATCTCTCTAAAAGTTCCGTTTGGATAATTTCTCATATCAAAAACAATTGCTTTGGAAGCTTTTAAAGCTTCAATCATTGCTGGAATATTTTTCGGTTTTATAATCCCCATATCGACATAGCCTATATTATTACCCAAAAACTTAAACTTGTCTCTCTTTTTCATGGCTCCCTTTTTAAATTCATTCCTGTGAGAATCATGATAATCAAACCAAATCATTTCTTTTGTTTCGTATTTTCCATCTTTCAAAAATTCTACTTTAACATTATCTGAGGGATTCACCAAGACAATCTTTGCTAGTTTATCTAAATAAGCAGCCTCATTTGAAGCACAGATTAAATCTCTTTTTTCTGAGATAAAATCCTTAATTGTTTTGTCATTTATTTTTGTGATTACATCGCCTACTTTTATGTTATAAGCCTCGGCCAGACTGTCGCCTAAAATTTCTGTTACCACTATTTTTTCATCAATTATTTTTCCATCAGCAGGAAAAAATCTTCTTCTTTCTCCGCTTGTAGAAGCTGAAGGATATACAAAAAACTCTGTATGGCTGTCATCCATTTTTGAAATCATCTTCTTCATTACTGTGTAAAAATCATTCTGACTTTCAGCTTTGACAACCTCAGGCAATGTTTCTGTTAAAGTTTCATCCCATTTCTGACTCATTAAATATTTAAACGGAAAAAAGTATTCGACAACATTCCAATACATAAATATCATTCGCAGTTTTGAATTTTTATCATTAAAATTGGGATCATCATAACGCTCATTTATCAAAGAAACATTCTCAACATGTTCTTTTCCTTCAACATAAAACTGTTTGCCCTGAAATCTGTTTTCTTCAATAAATTTAAGTTTCTTCGAAAGCTTTTTTGAAAACAATTTATTACTGTTAATCCATCTTAAATCAAAATTTTTATCAAAAAACCGGACATCTTTTGGTACAGTAATTGGCCCAATTTCTTTTATGGGCCCTAAATCATCAATCCAGTTTTCCAGAACTAAAGAGAACTCTGCTTTAGTTTGTGCCTTATCAATTTTTGGTAAAATATCCAAAAGCTGTTGATCCCAATTGAAATCGCCA contains:
- a CDS encoding S41 family peptidase, producing the protein MANGDFNWDQQLLDILPKIDKAQTKAEFSLVLENWIDDLGPIKEIGPITVPKDVRFFDKNFDLRWINSNKLFSKKLSKKLKFIEENRFQGKQFYVEGKEHVENVSLINERYDDPNFNDKNSKLRMIFMYWNVVEYFFPFKYLMSQKWDETLTETLPEVVKAESQNDFYTVMKKMISKMDDSHTEFFVYPSASTSGERRRFFPADGKIIDEKIVVTEILGDSLAEAYNIKVGDVITKINDKTIKDFISEKRDLICASNEAAYLDKLAKIVLVNPSDNVKVEFLKDGKYETKEMIWFDYHDSHRNEFKKGAMKKRDKFKFLGNNIGYVDMGIIKPKNIPAMIEALKASKAIVFDMRNYPNGTFREISQFLNPQEKEFAIYTRPYYGYPGKFIWDGSTKSGSENKDNYKGKVIVLLNEKSISQSEWTAMCFQTAGNTTIIGSQTAGADGNVSQFDFKGFHTLFSGIGVYYPDGRETQRIGIVPDIEVKPTIKGIKEGKDEVLDRALVFIETGK